The Theileria annulata chromosome 3, complete sequence, *** SEQUENCING IN PROGRESS *** genome has a segment encoding these proteins:
- a CDS encoding uncharacterized protein (note;~Tap-24g11.q1c.cand.148 - score = 121.79) — protein sequence MDDLFNNDLAYQESQEENNTRDNTPEEYEDNLKDDLDVLDSDESFIVDDDKSLSSEEGDRDDKNVGEGEDDYDFLFGVTEEEPEVKAKKRVKELERLLTSRAGAYEEFEGAEDEILHTLDDLVYQYEHRQALESEILALFSGLIKREHISHHTTDAVNINNLNTDRNTTNNVDNSVVNKKINKMMKRIIKETFKDREPEGRFGRYGKMGSGSNLRDLDHEKENIVMTIDSEALENLRDINTLLHRERGGDYEDLDGISLYKYPRCASVYIFGQNFVLSSVSPLCSILSRGSVNEEIEVDALVNELIYFFYQITQPPTENWFNYWYSVQDIYKSINRRYTTSQNSSMNQNILKELKYRIRIIDDYINGLRAVRSAMENSEIWSLIGEFRLKLEHFKQSNYITTNDLNILNELKQKQKELSEERDSILEENEDGITLVNKLRKNKAVVSETKKRIKEIRSELYEVTSQITEINRKVDDARTRSELHIQTVRILISQVLTINSNMQMLLILNEVGILTIIRQEILQLFHNINKAIVQIQYTDVNVNGVSANNGVTVSNNLNPNNNVKENVDDYEYYPSYLTESERGSLWEYVRLVYNIFTGFNINYNNTIENCANNNTSQVVADRELNSNLDNNKLDTGIHMKEYLIDMYRMNPKLYNKYKLYNKYKLYNYSSGGREKYNYYYMFRFNSYSQAQKSSMSSGTEEEIGALRTELELIIGKSTTNPNINLVTLDHKIEYQLVLLLSICVQDVNRDVKEFYTEPFDKLILLNIKSFILLYYHNTVVKGINTLLNFSAVMKYVNDENLLRTLLLNYLTDLVKKFNYFNNLVTVQVLQNALVELLFLINDKSESTSDTHGIPELRNIFVYYLKSNVRQLLFSVLKNYKLCYNYKLFILSLRVLMVLEKFIIKFNSVSFTNTKASNFERDSVFDDDVSEDSESEISYTHSSKNTVTVTKNNIFNSKNVNNTQNDILRNGKIVYNTLLLLFKLHNLNTITNNLNTSNINNCSNINNPNAVNTNNTTKSVGGLKNGLDVLLLYLKRIPVTYFYDFKYFFYFYNIMYNSGHYNAMVEGAVDGLGYVGDGVCNFMMDVLERFFDDWLLPSNWMLVLELFYTKNVPVSNKLKYNINHKAYIQPLLENSYKNDTILKSLLKSDDNLVDISEITAVLAETSASTVPSGLDSVILKYYQRFKYMEYDSLVNYLSELLNLPKRVVIQHIDKFNEEVGMTQTTNEASSIGLTLRNLKNKCGVDVLNEMYDNIADAFEMHKLSLKKRVDVIEPILLTNDLKQDDNYRNLVDSFGINDDFKMTVTDPNQTQTLLATFKQFLQGDLEVKDPEDITTDHIQHEEIDVFNVTSKDIIKLLLQIKLSHDVNTMTETMNVTSVNDTIKDTNLNETNNTMDDTANEKNLDIEELCNICTDVITQNVVRYYNIENEELMPLYRKLLLYCNVKIENNLLKLNNKEIGAEIIKNRLNIIKSLHKLSNEQLINISNKFNSQSNTSLSQNNPPDQNKTQSTNTQSNLLQNTNLRSDSIETINTETTNTQNNELQDSELDELFDDTESTVASKSANKKKRLKKKKAPETKTSTVDLAETQTTNVDSTESQIDIGSNVSEEESRVELDERDKKKRRVKRAKETLVTSEMVGTKVLDPSASVPEELIESLENLKRVPEMIIKLHEQSLNLAKNKQLVNNLNHENFKQIISSI from the coding sequence ATGGACGATCTGTTCAATAATGACCTGGCATACCAGGAATCGCAAGAAGAAAACAACACGAGGGATAACACTCCAGAAGAATatgaagataatttaaaagacGATTTAGATGTTTTGGACAGCGATGAATCATTTATTGTAGATGATGATAAGAGTTTATCATCAGAAGAAGGTGATCGAGATGATAAGAATGTTGGGGAAGGAGAAGATGATTATGATTTCCTGTTTGGAGTAACCGAAGAGGAGCCAGAAGTTAAGGCTAAAAAGCGTGTAAAGGAATTAGAGCGACTTCTTACATCAAGAGCAGGAGCGTATGAAGAATTTGAAGGCGCAGAAGATGAAATTTTACACACGCTTGATGATTTGGTTTATCAGTACGAACACCGCCAAGCACTTGAATCTGAAATACTCGCACTCTTTTCAGGCCTCATTAAGCGTGAACATATTTCACACCATACCACCGATGCAGTTAATATCAATAACCTTAACACTGATAGAAATACCACTAATAATGTGGATAATTCCGTGGTGAATAAGAAGATAAATAAGATGATGAAGAGAATAATAAAGGAGACGTTTAAAGATCGAGAACCTGAAGGCCGCTTTGGTAGGTACGGTAAAATGGGTTCAGGATCAAACCTACGTGATTTAGACCATGAAAAAGAGAATATTGTTATGACAATTGATTCAGAAGCACTTGAGAATTTGAGGGATATTAACACACTTTTACACCGTGAAAGAGGCGGAGATTACGAGGATTTGGATGGAATTTCACTTTACAAATACCCACGTTGTGCTTCAGTATACATTTTTGGACAGAATTTCGTCCTTTCTTCTGTTTCACCACTCTGCTCAATACTTAGTAGAGGTTCAGTTAATGAGGAAATTGAAGTTGACGCATTGGTAAATGAGTTAATCTACTtcttttatcaaattacaCAACCACCGACCGAAAATTGGTTTAATTATTGGTATTCAGTACAGGACATATATAAGTCAATTAACCGACGATACACAACGAGCCAAAACTCATCAATGAATCAGAACATATTAAAAGAGTTAAAGTATAGAATTAGAATCATAGATGACTATATTAATGGTTTGAGAGCTGTTCGAAGCGCAATGGAAAATTCTGAAATCTGGTCATTAATAGGAGAATTCAGACTCAAATTGGAACACTTTAAACAGAGTAACTATATCACAACAAATgatttgaatatattaaacgAGTTGAAACAGAAACAGAAGGAATTATCAGAGGAACGAGATAGTATTTTGGAGGAAAATGAGGATGGAATAACACTAGTAAATAAACTAAGAAAGAATAAAGCTGTAGTATCTGAAACTAAAAAGAGAATTAAAGAAATTCGATCAGAATTATATGAAGTTACAAGCCAAATAACTGAAATAAATAGGAAAGTGGATGATGCTAGAACTAGGTCAGAACTCCATATCCAGACAGTCAGAATTTTAATATCGCAAGTTTTAACCATCAATTCCAATATGCAAATGTTACTGATACTCAATGAAGTTGGTATACTAACCATTATCAGACAGgaaattttacaattatttcatAATATAAACAAGGCCATTGTTCAAATTCAATACACTGATGTTAACGTAAACGGTGTGAGTGCCAACAACGGTGTTACAGTTAGTAATAATCTTAATCCTAATAATAACGTTAAGGAGAACGTTGACGATTATGAATATTACCCAAGTTATTTGACGGAATCTGAGCGTGGCAGTTTATGGGAATATGTAAGATTAGtttacaatatttttacaGGATTCAATATCaactataataatactattgaAAATTGTGCAAACAACAATACGAGTCAGGTAGTAGCGGATAGGGAGTTGAATAGtaatttggataataataaactgGATACTGGAATACACATGAAAGAATATCTGATAGATATGTACAGAATGAACCCGAagttgtataataaatacaaattgtataataaatataagCTGTATAATTACAGCAGTGGTGGTAGGGAAAAGTATAACTACTACTACATGTTCAGGTTTAATTCATATTCCCAGGCTCAGAAAAGTAGCATGAGCTCCGGAACCGAGGAGGAAATTGGAGCCTTGAGGACTGAACTCGAGTTAATAATAGGAAAATCAACTACTAACccaaatataaatttagttaCACTGGACCATAAAATTGAATACCAactagtattattattatcgATATGTGTACAAGATGTAAATAGAGATGTAAAGGAGTTTTATACAGAGCCGTTTGATAAGTTGATTTTACTAAATATCAAGTCgttcattttattatattatcacAACACAGTTGTAAAGGGAATTAACACACTACTTAACTTCAGTGCTGTGATGAAGTATGTGAATGATGAAAATCTCCTAAGGACCCtgttgttaaattatttaactgATTTGGTAAAGAAATTCAACTACTTCAATAATCTAGTCACGGTCCAAGTGCTACAAAATGCACTTGTTGAACTGCTTTTCctaattaatgataaatctGAATCAACCAGTGATACGCATGGTATACCAGAGTTGcgtaatatatttgtatattatttgaaaagtAACGTGAGACAATTGTTGTTTAGTGTCTTAAAAAACTATAAGCTGTGTTATAATTACAAGCTTTTCATCTTATCGCTGAGGGTTTTAATGGTCCTGGAGAAGTTTATAATAAAGTTTAACTCCGTTTCATTTACAAACACGAAGGCCAGTAATTTCGAAAGGGACAGTGTCTTTGATGATGACGTTTCAGAGGACTCAGAGTCTGAAATTAGTTACACACATTCGTCTAAAAATACGGTCACAGTTACcaaaaataatatcttTAACAGcaaaaatgttaataatacGCAAAACGATATTTTGAGAAACGGGAAAATCGTATACAACACTCTACTACTCTTATTCAAACTACATAATCTGAACACTATTACAAATAATCTTAATACGagtaatataaataactgCAGTAACATCAATAATCCAAACGCCGTCAACACTAATAATACCACTAAGAGTGTGGGAGGCTTGAAGAATGGGTTGGATGTGTTGTTGTTGTATTTGAAAAGGATACCAGTGACGTATTTTTATGATTTCAAATATTTCTTTTACTTTTACaatataatgtataataGCGGCCATTATAACGCAATGGTGGAAGGAGCAGTGGATGGACTGGGTTATGTGGGTGACGGAGTTTGCAACTTCATGATGGATGTCCTGGAGCGGTTCTTTGATGATTGGCTACTGCCAAGTAACTGGATGCTGGTGTTGGAGTTGTTTTATACCAAAAATGTGCCCGTTAGcaataaattaaagtaTAACATCAACCACAAAGCTTATATCCAACCTTTGTTGGAAAACAGCTATAAAAATGACACGATTCTAAAGAGCTTGCTGAAAAGTGATGATAACCTTGTTGACATTAGTGAGATCACGGCAGTGTTGGCTGAGACTTCCGCTAGCACTGTACCTTCGGGGTTAGACTCGGTGATTTTAAAGTATTACCAGCGCTTCAAGTACATGGAGTACGACAGTTTGGTGAATTACCTTTCAGAGTTACTTAATTTACCCAAAAGGGTTGTGATTCAGCACATCGACAAGTTTAATGAGGAAGTTGGCATGACTCAGACTACTAACGAGGCCAGTTCCATAGGTTTAACATTGAGAAACTTGAAAAACAAGTGTGGAGTTGATGTTTTGAATGAAATGTATGACAACATTGCCGACGCTTTTGAAATGCACAAGTTATCCCTGAAAAAGCGAGTTGACGTAATCGAGCCGATTCTCTTGACAAATGACTTGAAGCAGGACGATAATTACAGAAATTTGGTGGACTCGTTTGGCATTAATGACGACTTTAAGATGACTGTTACTGACCCGAACCAGACCCAGACATTATTAGCAACATTTAAGCAGTTTTTGCAGGGTGATCTTGAGGTCAAGGATCCTGAGGATATCACTACTGACCACATTCAGCACGAGGAAATTGATGTTTTCAACGTCACATCCAAAGACATAATTAAGCTTCTTCtacaaattaaattgtCACATGATGTTAATACTATGACTGAGACTATGAATGTGACTAGTGTAAATGATACTATCAAAGatactaatttaaatgaaactaataatactatgGATGATACTGCCAATGAAAAGAATTTGGATATTGAAGAATTATGTAACATATGTACCGATGTTATTACTCAAAATGTAGTTCGATATTATAACATAGAGAATGAAGAGTTGATGCCTTTGTATAGGAAATTGCTATTGTACTGTAATGTTAAAATCGAAAATAACCTGTTGAAGCTTAATAACAAGGAAATTGGAGcagaaattattaaaaacaGACTCAATATCATCAAATCATTACATAAACTTAGCAATGAGCAGCTGATTAATATTTCCAACAAGTTCAACTCACAATCCAACACCTCCTTATCGCAAAATAATCCGCCAGATCAAAATAAGACACAATCTACAAATACGCaaagtaatttattacaaaataCCAATTTACGAAGTGATTCTATAGAAACTATTAATACAGAGACCACGAATACacaaaataatgaattacaAGACAGTGAGTTGGATGAGTTATTTGATGACACTGAAAGTACAGTAGCAAGTAAAAGTGCCAATAAGAAGAAAAGGTTGAAAAAGAAGAAAGCTCCAGAAACTAAAACTAGTACAGTGGACTTAGCGGAAACTCAAACTACCAACGTGGACTCAACAGAATCGCAAATTGATATTGGTTCAAATGTATCTGAAGAGGAATCTAGGGTAGAGTTGGATGAAAGAGATAAAAAGAAGAGAAGGGTGAAGAGAGCAAAAGAGACACTTGTAACCAGTGAAATGGTTGGGACAAAGGTATTGGACCCCAGTGCATCAGTGCCTGAGGAACTAATTGAGAGTCTGGAGAACCTCAAGAGGGTGCCGGAAATGATAATTAAACTCCACGAGCAGTCACTGAACCTCGCCAAGAACAAACAGCTCGTAAATAACCTAAACCACGAGAATTTCAAACAAATAATCTCCtcaatttaa
- a CDS encoding uncharacterized protein (note;~Tap-24g11.q1c.C.cand.101 - score = 42.77;~12 probable transmembrane helices predicted for TA04170 by TMHMM2.0 at aa 343-362, 369-391, 411-433, 519-538, 543-565, 627-649, 691-713, 726-748, 763-781, 788-807, 822-844 and 950-972), which yields MVDNTSLFSIGSGSVANPDPEVENGHSEQQRTQLRVHTRAKLISEAIEMSKTSSYRRNVYSKISSSRLYRNVERDGIQAEANRALMRKDCFQANYNDYIPSDFDKDANERDRLFNIAFDDHLIHGAGQEKTFSIGNVRIPLDYLNSSLSLNNFNLTSSFVRSNITFNTNQFSINTSNQSISQASNSKLDTTNMIDQSSIGSSNIVGQSSIGSSNIIDQSSIGSGNVIEQSSIGSSNMVVQPSIDYVGPEEGRIPETRGMVISSMDSSIQQSTKNVKNELVEQTSIGSRSDNVIVDLIRNGMSPGEVAKLSDVFQHPSCFRNVSGLIIPWLQKQLKSGYWNNNSSLFILCLTMALSVGSVETIFKLNSTWGGLIFLFTYFIAYLFIVQPMLCFELGAGQLFRCSPFELFDKLFPGMGGVGIAMVILCLLSACIASSRTSAEYLIYFINVFKNNMIWDLSVGDIDQCLAFGTNALQCNALNPLCYMVDGHCKANKLGKAYTAYQTLFDNIDVDVNKIDIRLVIGISVTYLFVFMLHMIGLTNFTFFAFILVLVIFFLSHAQVYFSMLLDGSTSFVLDSITKIDYSLLYKNSRLWTHSVRCCIYEYVIGNGIYSTLATKSRIGYDLSLEAIGVGGLSGYIASLQFFSALAIVGYFSVFLSRAPTDILWMLEQDTSFILLPLGFVATHNMERTLLVLQFCCCFILVAFTISIQVEVILSTLTRFLKCKRVYIIGTLCVLLIVVCIPLCSRNGKRVIWFLEIAVGDLGRVFMVLMTCIVIGWLHNLKHQTDKLGSLTVYIFNVTFWIFNISATLGELLDESLPLYFWWIVRLVGILVATVMSLISYYFADKSRRNAKNISSSNTNTNISGVGVTKNKLSVLTMLYILFIGNIEGYRCEINRISPMHRTRNICWSVVWSVSIKWISCCLLSNSLADIVEEIISSDRVQHNIHTIPYNYKVITILLWLFLILIIVLYPIVKKKLFRSHFVAGIDLYDLPSYPSNKYHYKFNPKKLFKELF from the exons ATGGTGGATAACACTAGTTTATTTAGTATTGGAAGCGGTTCTGTTGCAAATCCAGACCCTGAAGTTGAAAATGGACATAGTGAACAACAGAGAACGCAACTTAGAGTTCACACAAGAGCTAAGCTGATAAGTGAAGCGATTGAGATGTCAAAAACGTCATCATATCGTCGTAACGTATATTCGAAGATTAGTTCAAGCCGTTTGTATCGTAACGTGGAGAGAGATGGGATTCAAGCAGAAGCAAACAGAGCATTAATGAGGAAGGATTGTTTCCAAGCGAATTATAACGATTATATTCCTTCTGACTTTGATAAAGATGCAAATGAAAGGGATAGACTGTTTAATATTGCATTTGACGATCATCTTATCCATGGAGCTGGACAGGAAAAAACATTTTCCATAGGAAATGTTAGGATTCCCCTAGACTATTTAAATTCGAGTTTGAGcctaaataattttaatttaacgAGTAGTTTCGTTAGGTCTAATATTACGTTTAATACAAACCAATTCAGTATTAATACTAGTAATCAGTCTATTTCACAAGCTTCAAACTCTAAACTTGATACAACTAATATGATCGATCAATCAAGTATTGGAAGTAGTAATATAGTGGGTCAATCAAGTATTGGTAGTAGCAATATAATAGACCAATCAAGTATTGGAAGTGGTAATGTTATTGAACAGTCTAGTATTGGAAGTAGTAATATGGTAGTTCAACCAAGTATTGATTATGTTGGACCTGAAGAAGGTAGAATACCCGAAACTCGAGGCATGGTCATTAGTAGCATGGATTCGTCAATTCAACAATCTACAA aaaatgtGAAGAATGAATTGGTGGAACAAACGAGTATTGGAAGTAGAAGTGATAATGTGATAGTGGATTTAATAAGGAATGGAATGAGCCCAGGAGAAGTAGCGAAGCTGTCAGATGTGTTTCAACACCCGAGCTGTTTCAGAAACGTGTCAGGGCTAATAATTCCATGGCTTCAGAAGCAATTGAAGTCAGGGTACTGGAATAATAACTCTTCACTGTTCATACTTTGCCTGACAATGGCACTGTCAGTAGGTAGCGTGGAGACGATATTTAAGCTAAACTCAACATGGGGAGGCTTGATATTTCTGTTCACATACTTCATTGCGTATCTGTTTATAGTACAGCCAATGCTGTGTTTCGAACTTGGAGCAGGCCAGCTGTTTCGATGTAGCCCATTTGAGCTTTTCGATAAGCTATTTCCAGGAATGGGAGGAGTAGGAATTGCAATGGTAATTTTATGCCTATTATCAGCATGCATAGCGTCATCACGTACCTCAGCAGAATACCTGATCTATTTCATTAACGTGTTTAAGAATAATATGATTTGGGACTTGAGTGTGGGAGATATAGATCAGTGTCTGGCATTTGGAACAAATGCACTCCAGTGTAACGCATTAAATCCACTGTGTTACATGGTGGACGGACACTGTAAAGCAAATAAACTTGGAAAAGCATATACAGCATATCAAACATTATTTGATAACATTGATGTGgatgttaataaaattgatataagGCTTGTGATTGGGATATCAGTGACCTATTTGTTCGTGTTCATGCTACACATGATCGGGCTCACAAATTTTACCTTTTTCGCATTCATTCTGGTGCTGGTGATATTCTTTCTATCACACGCGCAGGTGTATTTTAGCATGCTATTGGACGGGTCTACCAGTTTCGTGCTCGACTCAATTACCAAAATCGACTACAGCCTGCTGTACAAAAATTCAAGACTCTGGACACACTCAGTGCGCTGTTGTATATACGAATATGTAATCGGGAATGGAATTTACTCAACACTAGCAACAAAATCGAGAATCGGATATGATTTGTCACTTGAAGCTATTGGAGTGGGTGGCTTATCAGGTTATATTGCATCACTGCAGTTTTTCTCAGCGCTAGCAATTGTAGGGTATTTCAGTGTATTCTTATCCAGAGCACCAACTGACATCTTGTGGATGCTGGAACAGGATACGtcattcatattattaccGTTGGGGTTTGTTGCAACACATAATATGGAGCGTACACTGCTGGTGTTGCAATTCTGCTGCTGTTTTATACTTGTCGCCTTCACCATATCGATCCAAGTCGAGGTGATTTTAAGCACTCTGACCAGATTCCTCAAGTGTAAACGTGTTTACATTATAGGAACACTGTGCGTATTATTAATAGTGGTTTGTATCCCATTGTGCAGTAGGAATGGCAAGAGAGTGATTTGGTTTTTGGAAATTGCAGTTGGAGACCTGGGTCGTGTCTTCATGGTTTTGATGACTTGTATTGTGATTGGCTGGCTACATAACCTTAAACACCAAACTGACAAGCTCGGTTCATTGACAGTTTACATTTTCAACGTCACATTTTGGATTTTTAATATCTCAGCCACACTTGGTGAACTACTCGACGAGTCCTTACCACTATATTTTTGGTGGATTGTACGCCTTGTTGGGATCCTTGTAGCCACTGTTATGTCACTCATTTCTTATTATTTCGCCGATAAATCACGTCGCAACGcaaaaaatattagtagtagtaatactaatactaatattagCGGTGTTGGCGTCACgaagaataaattatcgGTACTAACAATGCTGTACATATTGTTTATTGGGAATATCGAAGGGTACAGATGCGAAATTAATCGAATAAGTCCAATGCATAGGACACGTAACATCTGTTGGTCAGTGGTTTGGTCTGTTTCTATAAAGTGGATTTCATGCTGTTTGCTTTCAAACTCTCTGGCTGACATCGTTGAGGAAATCATCTCGTCTGACCGTGTTCAGCACAACATTCACACCATCCCCTACAACTACAAGGTCATTACCATTCTTCTCTGGCTCTTTCTGATACTCATCATCGTACTCTATCCCATCGTCAAA AAGAAGTTGTTTCGAAGTCATTTCGTCGCTGGAATCGACTTGTACGACTTGCCAAGCTATCCGTCAAACAAATACCACTACAAATTCAACCCAAAGAAACTCTTCAAAGAACTATTCTGa
- a CDS encoding protein translocation complex subunit (SEC61 gamma chain), putative (1 probable transmembrane helix predicted for TA04175 by TMHMM2.0 at aa 49-71), whose product MKFQLPKFFFDPSNPVGYTVKVVLEFVNGSTRLVRKCTKPDRKEYMRILNACAVGFFVMGFIGYFVKLLFIPVNNILVSAPK is encoded by the coding sequence ATGAAGTTTCAGCTGCCAAAATTCTTCTTTGATCCCTCGAACCCTGTGGGATATACAGTAAAGGTAGTGTTGGAGTTTGTTAATGGTAGTACTCGTTTGGTTCGTAAGTGCACAAAGCCTGACCGTAAGGAGTATATGAGGATTTTAAACGCATGTGCCGTCGGCTTTTTCGTCATGGGATTCATTGGCTATTTTGTAAAGTTACTCTTTATTCCAGTCAATAATATCCTCGTTTCAGCTCCCAAATAA
- a CDS encoding 60S ribosomal protein L37a(e), putative (note;~Tap-24g11.q1c.cand.149 - score = 7.74) — MAKRTKKVGLAGKYGTRYGASLRKQARKIETQQHASYSCPFCGRHATRRKAVGLWQCKGCKRKMAGGAWSLVTSSASSVKATIDRLNKQKLETA, encoded by the exons ATGGCAAAGCGTACAAAGAAG gttGGCTTGGCCGGCAAATACGGCACTCGTTACGGAGCTTCTCTTAGGAAGCAGGCAAGAAAGATTGAAACACAACAACACGCCTCCTACTCATGTCCCTTCTGTGGAAGA CATGCCACAAGACGTAAGGCTGTTGGACTTTGGCAATGTAAGGGCTGTAAGAGGAAGATGGCTGGCGGAGCTTGGTCACTCGTAACATCCTCAGCATCCTCAGTTAAGGCCACAATCGACCGTCTCAACAAACAGAAACTTGAAACTGCCTAA
- a CDS encoding uncharacterized protein (note;~Tap-24g11.q1c.C.cand.100 - score = 13.89) yields the protein MNSDQAGVDLLLNNNPFKSQSKSPIELNETRNLALQERCIDLTTSTALNVLDGTFGLREILFSCSESRNSMVSDVDPQLILKLFFREPVCIDYLILRANSKPENLDASPPKTLQIYSNRPEFDFSESDSIDPDQVVELVESDSETRVKLKGTRFTHVKSLQIFIVDNSRDTDQTFLNELVIWGKVHPNYKSDF from the exons ATGAATAGTGATCAGGCTGGAgttgatttattattgaataataatcCGTTTAAATCGCAGTCGAAGTCGCCAATAGAGTTAAATGAGACTCGGAACCTAGCATTGCAAGAGCGCTGCATAGATTTGACGACTTCCACTGCTTTAAATGTCTTGGACGGGACTTTTGGACTCAGGGAAATTCTATTTTCCTGTTCAGAATCTAGAAATTCTATGGTTTCTGACGTTGATCCGCAGCTTATtctcaaattatttttcagAGAACCCGTTTGCATAGATTACTTGATCCTAAGAGCTAATTCTAAGCCTGAAAACCTAGACGCAAGTCCACCTAAAACTCTACAG ATATATAGCAATAGGCCGGAGTTTGACTTTAGTGAGTCTGATAGTATAGATCCAGACCAGGTTGTGGAGTTGGTCGAGTCTGACTCTGAGACACGCGTTAAGCTCAAGGGCACGAGGTTCACACATGTGAAGAGTCTTCAGATCTTCATAGTGGATAATTCACGAGACACTGATcaaacatttttaaatgaaCTTGTAATTTGGGGAAAAGTACACCCAAACTATAAATCTgacttttaa
- a CDS encoding DEAD-box family helicase, putative (note;~Tap-24g11.q1c.cand.150 - score = 37.57): MAKKNVVTEDLVDYEEEEGESKVSTKDVIKSAAGKKSKSDGTMGRGSYVAIHASGFRDFFLKPEILRAISDAGFEHPSEVQHETIPHAITGVDILCQAKSGMGKTAVFVLSILQQLDVEAEEGKRDADDNVKPVSRVSCVGISHTRELAFQIKNEFDRFSKYLPQVRCEVVYGGVPIQKDVAMLKDPAKTPHILVGTPGRLLALVKAKHLNMDSVKHFVLDECDKCLEKLDMRQDVQSIFLSTPKKKQVMFFSATMNNDIRELCKRFMQSPVEVFVDDESKLTLHGLLQYYVKLAESDKNRKLNDLLDTLEFNQVIIFVKSVSRAVTLNNLLTECNFPSIAIHAGLDQSERINRYTQFKNFDKRIMVATDLFGRGIDVERVNIVINYDMPDSTDSYLHRVGRAGRFGTKGLAITFVSSPEDSSQLEDVQKRFEVNISEIPATIDTSLYLNQ, encoded by the exons ATGGCTAAAAAGAATGTGGTAACGGAGGATTTGGTGGATTATGAAGAGGAGGAAGGTGAATCTAAAGTATCAACGAAGGACGTGATAAAGTCCGCAGCAGGCAAGAAATCAAAGAGTGATGGAACAATGGGACGTGGAAGTTATGTGGCTATCCATGCGAGCGGGTTCCGTGACTTTTTCCTGAAGCCCGAGATCCTGAGGGCCATTTCAGATGCAGGCTTCGAGCATCCGTCCGAAGTCCAACATGAGACCATTCCACACGCAATTACAGGAGTCGACATACTTTGCCAGGCGAAAAGTGGTATGGGCAAAACCGCAGTGTTTGTGCTGAGCATCTTGCAGCAGTTGGACGTTGAGGCCGAGGAAGGGAAGAGAGACGCTGATGATAATGTGAAACCAGTGAGTAGAGTTAGCTGTGTTGGTATTAGCCATACAAGAGAGTTGGCatttcaaattaaaaacGAGTTCGACCGTTTCAGCAAGTATTTACCACAAGTGCGCTGTGAAGTAGTTTATGGTGGAGTACCGATTCAGAAGGATGTTGCCATGCTTAAGGATCCAGCTAAGACCCCTCATATTCTAGTTGGAACGCCTGGTAGACTACTCGCACTTGTTAAGGCCAAGCACCTTAATATGGATTCTGTAAAGCATTTCGTACTTGATGAGTGCGATAAGTGTCTTGAAAAACTTGATATGCGCCAAGACGTCCAAAGCATCTTCCTTTCCACCCCTAAGAAGAAACAAGTGATGTTCTTTAGTGCGACCATGAATAATGATATTAGGGAGCTCTGTAAAAGGTTCATGCAGTCGCCTGTTGAAGTTTTCGTCGACGATGAGTCGAAACTGACTCTTCACGGTcttttacaatattatgTTAAGTTGGCTGAAAGTGACAAGAATAGGAAGCTGAATGATTTGCTTGATACTCTCGAGTTCAACCAAGTCATTATCTTTGTTAAATCTGTTTCTAGAGCTGTTACTCTTAATAATCTACTCACTGAGTGCAACTTCCCCTCAATCGCCATTCATGCAg gACTTGACCAGAGTGAGAGGATAAATAGGTACACTCAGTTTAAGAATTTCGACAAGAGGATAATGGTTGCAACTGACCTGTTTGGCAGAGGAATAGACGTGGAACGCGTAAACATAGTGATCAACTATGATATGCCCGACAGCACCGACTCTTACTTGCACAGAGTTGGTCGCGCTGGTCGTTTCGGTACAAAGGGACTTGCAATCACATTCGTGTCATCTCCTGAAGACTCTTCGCAGTTGGAAGACGTGCAGAAGCGCTTCGAAGTCAACATATCTGAGATTCCAGCCACCATCGACACTTCACTCTACCTGAATCAGTGA